From the Verrucomicrobiales bacterium genome, one window contains:
- a CDS encoding peroxiredoxin family protein, which translates to MSFYRLLAGVLVVASAAVFKPSLLLADDEPPRVVAGLTNLVAGHSVHGEAFNEGPRQAARLMRGTGQVKLLITTSNAQAQVFFNQGIGQLHGFWFFEAERSFRQVAFLDTNCAMAAWGMAMANVNNTNRAFDFIQRAHDLKTNASPREVLWIEAYHKFITGKESEKDRRKELVKSLENIIHQHPEELEAKTFLAFQIWKNEGDGVSIGSRQAVDALMNEVLAVEPMHPVHHARIHLWNYKKDERALNSAARCGQSAPAIAHMWHMSGHTFSSLKRYDDAAWQQEAAARTDHAHMMATGILPDQIHNFAHNNEWLCRNLLFCGRVRDAIDLARNMVELPRHPKYNTLNRKDDNTAYDKNNGSSMLGRNRLFDAFLQYELWPELIALSDTFYLEPTDLPEEQARRFYALALAQYAMGKPQAASPWLDGLDSCWKQLKHERFEAAEKAEETAKKSKSETAKAMVSAMEGFNDRLDRVDKYRQELKIWKGIAAGQTNEAAQLLEENKDLPKPQRARLSHRLGLRTNVIHEAGEMLKNSTNEAPSLALAAHFLWEAGETAQATNALHQLRSISSQFDLETPILARLQPIARSMGLADDWRLGTPVKPDVGDRPQLETLGPFRWQPSMAPEWTLVDSDGKSRSLSDYRGRPVVVVFYLGAGCVHCIEQLNLLTPAAKDFEAQGINILAVSTETPQGLHKTLQKSSKPGGFPFPIVADPSLAAFKAYRAFDDFEDMPLHGTFLVDGEGKIRWQDIGYDPFTNFRFLAAESKRLLGLTGKLVAAK; encoded by the coding sequence ATGTCATTCTATCGCCTCCTGGCAGGGGTTCTTGTTGTGGCTTCCGCTGCGGTCTTCAAGCCATCCTTGCTGCTTGCCGACGACGAGCCCCCTCGCGTGGTCGCGGGCCTGACCAACCTGGTGGCCGGACACTCGGTGCATGGGGAAGCCTTTAACGAAGGACCCCGCCAGGCTGCCCGACTGATGCGCGGAACAGGGCAGGTCAAGTTGCTGATCACTACTTCCAACGCTCAAGCCCAGGTGTTTTTCAATCAAGGGATAGGACAATTGCACGGCTTCTGGTTTTTTGAGGCAGAGCGCTCGTTTCGGCAGGTGGCCTTCTTGGACACGAATTGTGCGATGGCTGCCTGGGGCATGGCGATGGCCAACGTCAACAATACCAACCGGGCTTTCGATTTCATCCAGCGCGCACATGATCTCAAGACCAATGCCTCGCCTCGGGAGGTGCTTTGGATTGAGGCTTACCACAAGTTTATTACCGGCAAGGAATCGGAGAAGGATCGTCGCAAGGAATTGGTTAAATCTTTGGAGAACATCATTCACCAGCATCCTGAGGAACTTGAGGCCAAGACGTTCCTGGCCTTCCAGATCTGGAAGAACGAAGGGGACGGTGTTTCCATCGGAAGCCGTCAAGCGGTGGATGCCCTGATGAATGAAGTCCTGGCCGTCGAGCCGATGCATCCAGTGCACCACGCGCGCATTCATCTTTGGAACTACAAGAAGGATGAGCGAGCGTTGAACTCGGCGGCCCGGTGCGGTCAGTCCGCCCCCGCCATCGCGCACATGTGGCATATGTCCGGCCATACCTTCAGCTCGCTCAAGCGATATGATGACGCGGCTTGGCAACAGGAGGCGGCAGCGCGGACGGATCATGCCCACATGATGGCGACGGGTATTCTGCCGGACCAGATTCACAATTTTGCGCACAATAACGAGTGGCTTTGCCGGAACCTGCTCTTCTGTGGTCGTGTGAGAGATGCTATCGATTTGGCTCGCAACATGGTCGAGCTGCCCCGGCATCCCAAATACAACACCCTCAATCGGAAGGACGACAATACCGCCTACGATAAGAACAACGGCAGTTCAATGTTGGGAAGGAACCGCCTGTTCGATGCCTTCCTCCAATATGAACTGTGGCCTGAGCTGATCGCCCTGTCGGACACCTTTTATCTCGAACCCACCGACTTGCCCGAAGAGCAGGCGCGGCGCTTCTATGCCCTGGCCTTGGCGCAATACGCGATGGGGAAACCGCAGGCGGCCAGTCCCTGGCTCGACGGTCTCGATAGCTGTTGGAAGCAGCTCAAGCACGAGCGGTTCGAGGCGGCTGAGAAGGCCGAAGAAACGGCTAAAAAGTCCAAATCAGAGACCGCCAAGGCCATGGTGAGCGCCATGGAAGGCTTCAACGATCGGCTGGATCGGGTGGATAAATACCGCCAGGAATTGAAAATTTGGAAGGGGATTGCTGCGGGGCAAACAAACGAGGCCGCCCAGCTGCTCGAGGAGAACAAAGACCTGCCCAAGCCCCAACGTGCCCGGCTCTCGCATCGGCTGGGCCTGCGCACAAACGTAATTCATGAGGCCGGGGAGATGCTCAAGAACTCGACTAACGAGGCTCCGTCCCTAGCGCTGGCGGCCCATTTTCTCTGGGAGGCGGGAGAGACAGCTCAAGCCACTAATGCGCTTCACCAGCTCCGCTCGATTTCCTCTCAATTCGATCTCGAGACCCCGATTCTGGCAAGGCTGCAACCGATTGCTCGTTCTATGGGGTTGGCGGACGACTGGCGTTTGGGTACGCCGGTGAAGCCTGATGTAGGCGATCGTCCGCAACTCGAAACCCTGGGACCTTTTCGGTGGCAGCCATCGATGGCACCAGAGTGGACCTTGGTGGATTCAGACGGAAAGTCGCGCTCACTGAGCGATTACCGAGGACGGCCGGTGGTGGTGGTCTTTTACTTGGGCGCGGGCTGTGTTCATTGCATCGAACAGCTGAATCTCCTCACTCCTGCCGCGAAAGACTTCGAAGCGCAAGGTATTAACATCCTTGCGGTCAGCACCGAGACTCCCCAGGGCCTTCACAAAACCCTGCAGAAGTCATCTAAGCCAGGAGGGTTTCCGTTCCCCATCGTGGCCGATCCCTCCCTGGCTGCCTTCAAGGCTTATCGCGCGTTCGACGATTTCGAAGACATGCCGCTACATGGAACCTTTCTCGTCGATGGCGAGGGGAAGATTCGCTGGCAGGATATTGGCTATGATCCGTTCACGAACTTTCGTTTTCTCGCCGCGGAATCCAAGCGTCTGCTCGGGCTCACCGGAAAGCTCGTCGCCGCTAAGTGA
- a CDS encoding MFS transporter, whose amino-acid sequence MKFRLLPARSISVRPDNTRIELAELAALLFLHGMALGAWFVPLGPVLDVHGLHSIKALAFSCSAIAALVSPLIFGAMADRHIAPARLLRWLGLAAGGMLICIALVIYRGAGPWTVLAMIQLYSLCIAPTSSLAASIVMGRLKDPQRQFGPIRAMGTIGWMVGCWAVSLMGADTSLRAVYVSAAVWGGLALFTRWLPQVEPLASSQRPSLIQRLGLDALTLLKLRDHQVVFVTSALFAVPLAAFYPFTPTHLRALGLERTAAWMSLGQVTEVVAMLLLSRLLLNWRLKWILATGLSLGFLRYFFYSLNHPAWVIAGVVLHGFVFAFSFILGQVYLNERIDPSWRTRAQALFSFMTTGIGSLFGYLSTGWWLQKCEMDGHVNWPRYWGGLAVVVLVVLAYFLATYRGQKQSATATRA is encoded by the coding sequence TTGAAATTTCGCCTGTTGCCTGCGCGCAGTATCTCAGTGCGTCCGGACAACACCCGAATCGAGCTGGCTGAACTGGCAGCGCTGCTGTTCCTCCACGGCATGGCTCTCGGAGCCTGGTTCGTGCCTCTGGGGCCGGTCCTGGATGTACACGGACTGCACTCGATCAAGGCTCTGGCATTCTCGTGCTCCGCTATCGCCGCGCTGGTCTCGCCTCTGATCTTCGGGGCGATGGCCGACCGCCACATAGCCCCGGCACGGCTGCTGCGATGGCTGGGCCTGGCCGCGGGAGGAATGCTGATCTGCATCGCGCTGGTCATTTACCGTGGAGCCGGCCCATGGACAGTGCTGGCCATGATCCAATTGTATTCCTTGTGCATAGCCCCCACCTCGAGCCTCGCAGCCTCCATTGTCATGGGCCGACTGAAAGACCCTCAACGACAGTTTGGCCCCATCCGGGCGATGGGAACGATCGGCTGGATGGTCGGCTGCTGGGCGGTGAGCCTGATGGGAGCCGACACCTCGCTCAGAGCGGTGTATGTCAGCGCGGCAGTCTGGGGCGGCCTAGCTCTCTTCACTCGCTGGCTTCCCCAAGTCGAGCCTCTTGCGTCGTCCCAACGGCCAAGCTTGATCCAGCGGCTGGGGTTGGATGCCCTCACCCTTCTCAAACTGCGCGATCATCAGGTGGTCTTTGTCACTTCCGCCCTCTTCGCCGTCCCGCTAGCCGCGTTCTATCCGTTCACGCCCACCCACCTCCGGGCACTTGGACTGGAACGCACCGCCGCCTGGATGTCTTTGGGCCAAGTCACCGAAGTCGTAGCCATGCTCCTACTTTCCCGACTCCTGCTCAACTGGCGCCTGAAGTGGATTCTGGCCACCGGGTTAAGCTTGGGTTTCTTGCGTTACTTCTTTTATTCGCTCAACCATCCGGCTTGGGTCATTGCCGGCGTCGTGCTCCACGGGTTCGTGTTCGCGTTTTCGTTCATCCTTGGCCAAGTCTACCTGAACGAGCGGATTGATCCGAGCTGGCGTACGCGAGCCCAAGCTCTGTTTAGCTTCATGACCACGGGAATCGGAAGTCTGTTCGGATACCTCAGCACAGGGTGGTGGTTGCAGAAGTGCGAGATGGATGGACACGTCAACTGGCCCCGCTACTGGGGCGGCTTGGCCGTGGTGGTCCTGGTGGTATTGGCCTATTTTCTGGCGACCTACCGCGGACAGAAGCAATCCGCGACCGCCACGCGCGCTTAG
- a CDS encoding thioredoxin family protein, giving the protein MKHLLLSLVLLTLLRPARAAEDGSIWHTSLPAAQAKAKEGSKMVLLDFTGSDWCGWCKLLKKEVFQTPEFLDYAKKNLVLVEVDFPQRKKQSAELKKANEELQERFKVRYYPTIILLNSAGKVLGELGYQEGGAKPFIAELEKLRRKG; this is encoded by the coding sequence ATGAAACATCTACTTTTGTCTCTTGTCCTGTTGACTCTCCTTCGGCCTGCTCGGGCTGCTGAGGATGGTTCGATTTGGCACACCAGTCTCCCTGCTGCCCAGGCCAAAGCGAAGGAGGGTTCCAAGATGGTGCTGCTCGATTTCACCGGATCGGACTGGTGCGGCTGGTGTAAGCTGCTCAAGAAAGAGGTCTTCCAGACCCCTGAGTTCCTGGACTATGCAAAGAAGAACTTGGTGCTGGTGGAGGTTGATTTCCCTCAACGAAAGAAGCAGAGCGCGGAGTTGAAAAAGGCTAACGAGGAGCTGCAGGAGCGCTTTAAGGTTCGTTACTATCCGACCATCATCCTCTTGAACAGTGCGGGCAAGGTCTTGGGTGAGCTCGGCTATCAAGAAGGGGGTGCCAAGCCCTTTATTGCCGAGTTAGAGAAGCTTCGTCGCAAGGGGTAA
- a CDS encoding rhodanese-like domain-containing protein → MNFHRQQSILFYFFMLAATSLSAQTWTELLPSIRQQFPKVQQLSTAQLSQWLSSSNRPAPLLIDTRAAEEYAVSHLPEAKRADSVREIQSLITSHRQPVVLYCSVGYRSSDLATKLIKKGVTNVFNLEGSIFAWANEGRPVFRGQREVKDVHPYDEKWGQLLTVPYRTFKPR, encoded by the coding sequence ATGAATTTCCACCGACAACAATCGATCCTGTTTTATTTCTTCATGTTGGCCGCGACTTCGCTTTCTGCCCAGACCTGGACCGAACTGCTTCCCTCCATTCGGCAGCAGTTTCCCAAGGTTCAGCAGCTCTCGACCGCCCAGTTGAGTCAATGGCTGAGCTCTAGCAATCGGCCGGCTCCGCTCCTCATCGACACTCGAGCTGCAGAGGAATATGCCGTGAGTCATTTGCCTGAGGCCAAACGCGCTGACTCAGTTCGAGAGATCCAGTCCTTGATCACATCCCACCGGCAACCGGTGGTACTGTATTGTTCGGTCGGTTACCGGTCTTCCGATCTCGCGACGAAGTTAATCAAGAAGGGGGTGACCAATGTCTTTAATCTGGAAGGTTCCATTTTTGCTTGGGCTAACGAAGGTCGTCCGGTTTTTCGGGGGCAGCGCGAGGTGAAGGATGTGCACCCTTACGATGAGAAATGGGGTCAGTTGCTAACGGTTCCTTATCGCACCTTCAAACCGCGTTGA